The Lathyrus oleraceus cultivar Zhongwan6 chromosome 5, CAAS_Psat_ZW6_1.0, whole genome shotgun sequence genome includes the window GCATGAAACATCAGTGATGCTGTCATGCTTTTCAATCAATTTTAGTCCAAGAAATAAGTATACACACAAACCTGGGTATTTTTCGCACGAGGTTGGAAACCGCATTTTTCAACAATAGAGGACCGTACAATTTCAGGTGTTGTTAGAGGAATAAAGCCCCTCTTCATCACTTCTGAAAGTGTCCAATTGAGAAGAGCCATCTCTAATAAAACTGCTTCGTTTTTCAGATAGTAGAACTTTGAACCACTGACCTGTGAAGCAGCAGGTTAGATTCATGAGCCAATTATGTTATCTCTTTTGAAGATCCAAACTTCAAAATATGTTTTACATCCAAGGCACACTGCCACCGGGAAAGTAGATTCTAACAGAGTCATGTTAACAATGTGTTGTTTCACCTTTACTAGTTACACTATATTATTAACCTACACCTCAAAATGACACTAATAACAGCGAAACTTTAAAAATATGATGTTTTAAGTGTTAGATTAATCATAGTATACCTCTGCAGCAGCATCAAAATCAAAAAGATCAAGTTCCTTTCCAAGTTGGAGATGATCCTTGACAGGAAAGCTAAATTTGGGAACGCTGCCAACCTAAAAAACCACAAAATACTTGAAGTATTAATGAGATCGACACCAACCTTTTCACtcagaaaaagaaaatgaacGTATTTGTGATAATCGAAAGTACCATCTTCCTTATAGTGGAACTATCCTCCCCTCCTATTGGAACATCCGGATGAGTCAAGTTTGGTATACACTGCGCCTCCCGTTGAAGCTCATCATTAAGCTTCACCAAGTCTTCTTCCAAAGCAATAAGTCCCTCCTTCAAATTCTTCCCTGCATTCATAACGTTACCGTTTTGAACAAATTTGCTTAAAAACGTGTGAGCGCAATAGCAAAATCACCTTGTTCAATTAGTATTTGGCGTTCCGATGGTTCTAATTTTCCTTTCATTTTATTCGCCACCACATTTCTCTCTCCACGCACCCTCTCAACTTCCTGCTATCTGTAAAAAACAAATTAGCTAAGCCATTAAAAGAACAAAGATTTTGAGAAATTATTCCATTACTACTCCATTAAAAGACCCGGACACTAGACACGACGCAGACACACAGACACACCGTGGTGTTACATAGGCATTACCTAATTATTTGTGAGGGTATGATATAATATTCATCAAGCATATAATTGGTGATTCTTTATAAAAAAATTAACATTTTAGTTATTTAGCATTTATATCAAATGGAAATTGATAATGAAGAGATAAAAGAGAAGCATAACCTTCTGAAGAATAAACAACTTGTCATAAAGGTTGAGGATGAGTTCCAAATCAGCATCAGAATTGCGGTTCTTTATATTAGCAGCAACAGTTTCTTTGTTATCCTTTATCCACTTGAAGTCAATTGTGGCTTTCCATTGAGGTTTTCCACCTACATCACACCAATTTCAATTTGTTGTTAAGGAATGAGAAACCAAATAGAGAGAATTAAGAGAAGAGGGTAATGACCTTGTTCGGAAGATATGTTTGTGGTGGCCGGAGATGTTTGGACGACGGAGGCGGAAGAGGTGGGGAGAGGTTTGGTGAGGCGTGGGAATGGAAATTTCGGAGAGTGAATGGTTGGGGTTTTGGTTTTGTAGAGTGAAGGAAAAAGGAAGGGTGAAGAAGAGGAAGAGGGAGTTGAAGTGAGTTTGAGAGATTGGAAGGTTGTTCTGTTCAGACAACCTTGTAAATCCATGTCTCTGCGAAACCAGTTACAAAAGCTTCTCTGGATTTATCATTTATCCTCAAAGACTGATAATATATACCTTTGTCACACATAATGTTTTTGTAAAAGAAATGTTTTTCAagtgttttttttttgtttactaaaaaatGCTTTTAAAGTGTTTTCAGTTTCACGAAAATGAAAATTCATTATGTAACTAAATCAGCCAAAATAAAAGAGGTATTGTGAGTAATAGAGTAGTAGTGTAGCTGAGTCTTAGATATAAGTTTGTTATAAGTTTGTTATGCTGTTGTGCTGACGTGGCATAATCTGTTATGCCACTGCTCATCTATATAAGAGCTTCTGTAATCTTCTATTTTAAATCAATGAATATAATATTCTTCTTCCTCATTATGACTCTCTCTAGATTTCTATCATGGTATCCAGAGCTTCTCTCTTGATCCAGAATTTTTTTTTTCCTTCCTCCATGGCATCACCGTTTCGCAACGACGGTGCCTTCCCTTCTTCTCACGTCAAACTCTCGCATCTGATCTCTGTTAAACTTGATGAGAAAAACTTCAAGTTATGGAAACAGCAGATCGACGGTGTTGTTCGTGGCCACCGGCTTCAGCGGTTCATCACAGTACCAGCGGTCCCTCCGCGCTTCATCTCTAACTCTGGTCCTACTCACACTGTTGAAAGCGATGCGTATCTGGATTGGGAACAACAAGATGCGTTAATTTCCACTTGGTTACTCTCTACCATTTCTGACTCGCTTCTGCCGAAACTTGTTGATTGCAAGCATTCATGGCAGATATGGACCGAAGTTCATCGTTACTTTGCAACGCTCCTCACGACGAAGGCGAGACAGCTTCGCTCTGACCTTCGTCATCTTTCCAAAGGTGCGCTCACTATTGAAGCGTTCATGTTACGTGTTCGTGACCTCAGTGAGTCCCTCATCTCTGTTGGTGATCCAGTACCTTTACGTAACCTAATTGAAATTGTTCTCGATGCACTCCCTGAGGAGTATGATTCAATTGTAGCTGCGATTAACAGTAAGGAAGAGCTTAGCTCCTTGGATGAACTTGAGGCTTGTCTTCTTGCGCATGAATCGCGCCTTGACAAGCATCGTAAGGCTATTCTCACTGAACCGGTGTCAGTCAATCTTGCGCAAGCATCGCCGGCGCCTTCGTCATCTCCAGCTGACTCTACCTCTCTTACTTCAGACGCCTTTCCTTCCAGTACCAATCACGTCACTGCGCAAGCTGAGAATACTAACTCTCAGCACAGAGGTGGCCGGTCAAGTCGTGGTGGAGGCCGTTTTGGTCGAGGCGGTGGCCGTTCTGGTAAATCTCAGTGCCAGATCTGTCACAAAATTGGTCATGATGCGTCTATTTGTTATCACCGGTACACACAGTCCATGCCATCTGCTTTCTCTGCTCCTCGTATTCCTTTCAATCCATTCATGATGCAGACTCGCCCTCAGTATCCTCCCTCCTTTGGTTATGCTGCTCCTGGTTATGCTGCTCCTCGACCTTCAGCACCTCGTGCTGCTACACCACAAGCGTTTCTTGCCACTTCAGATCCTTCGTTCAACAATCAACTGTGGTTTCCTGATTCTGGCGCATCTCACCATGTCACACCTGATTCCACAAATCTGTCTGACATTCAATCTATGACTGGTTCTGAACAAGTTTATATGGGTAATGGCCAAGGTTTGTCAATTAACTCTATAGGTTCTCTTCAATTCCCTTCACCTAACACCACTCACATGCCACTCACCTTACATAATTTACTTCATGTCCCTCATATCACCAAAAATCTCATGAGTGTTAGTAAGTTTGCTCAAGATAACTGTGTTTTCTTTGAATTTCACCCTTATTTCTGTCTTGTCAAATCTCAGGATTCTTCTAAAGTCCTTCTTCAAGGAGTGGTAGGAGCTGATGGTCTGTACAAGTTTCATCTTCCTGCTCCTCCTGTGCCAAAA containing:
- the LOC127088356 gene encoding serine--tRNA ligase, chloroplastic/mitochondrial isoform X1 is translated as MDLQGCLNRTTFQSLKLTSTPSSSSSPFLFPSLYKTKTPTIHSPKFPFPRLTKPLPTSSASVVQTSPATTNISSEQGGKPQWKATIDFKWIKDNKETVAANIKNRNSDADLELILNLYDKLFILQKEVERVRGERNVVANKMKGKLEPSERQILIEQGKNLKEGLIALEEDLVKLNDELQREAQCIPNLTHPDVPIGGEDSSTIRKMVGSVPKFSFPVKDHLQLGKELDLFDFDAAAEVSGSKFYYLKNEAVLLEMALLNWTLSEVMKRGFIPLTTPEIVRSSIVEKCGFQPRAKNTQVYSINDSDQCLIGTAEIPVGGLHMDSILAGSILPLKYVAFSHCFRTEAGAAGTATRGLYRVHQFSKIEMFIFCRPEESDYYHDELIKIEEDMFSSLGLHFKTLDMASEDLGAPAYRKFDVEAWMPGLERFGEISSASNCTDYQSRRLGIRYRPSEALVPGPKKSKGNLAPPQFVHTLNATACAVPRMIICLLENYQQEDGSVLIPEPLRPFMGGLNVITRKS